Part of the Alteribacter lacisalsi genome, ACTTGATGAAAAGCATGTTTAGGATTGGCTCGAGGGTCTTCAAACGGATCATTGTACTTTAATCCAAACCGTTGTCTCGTTGTTCCTTTTCCCACTACGGGCACCTCCCAGTGCTGGTGCAGATTAGTGTTCGTCCGATGAATGCATGCGCGCATTCGGGCTCGTATTGATCTCACCGTTTGGACGTTTGGACTGATGCTGACTTTCTGCTCTTCGCTCTTTGGAAAACCGCATGCGGTTTGGGAAACCTTTTGCTTTATTTCTCAAGGAATGAACCTCCTTTTTTGACGGGGCATGCTTAGTTTGTGAAGGTCATTATCCATTCATCCTTTGGAAAAATTGTAAAAGGAGGATCTGGTTTAAATGAATGATTATTTCGACCGTTTAACATGTCGTCTGCTTGAAAAAAATGATCAGATGTCATCTACAGAAGCGCGTACATGGATTGAACTTCTCTGGGAGGACTTTGAATCCATCTATGCTAAAGCAGGACGCAAGTACAGAGGCAAGGAAGTAACGGAAATGGTACTGCTCCAGTGGATCAACCAGTACGGCAGCAAACTTCATGAGATCATGCTTGAAAACCCGAAGTTCAGAGAACATTTCGAAGAACGGGGAACAAGCAGCAAACAGGTGCTTCACTAGAACGGTGAGCAGCATAAAAGGTGCTCCGCATGGTCATTGCGGAGCACCTTCTTTGTATGCCGTTTCAGGCGGTGCATTCTTCGTGAATCACTATAAGCGTTATCCGGCAGCTACTTCAAGCTTGCGCTGAAGTGTATCCGTATTATAAATCCAGCCCGTATAGGAGCCGGTAATTTCGTGATCCTCATCGAGCTTCACGATCGCAATAAACGGGTAGTATCCTTTGCTCCGGTAGCGCAGATCCACAAACTTAACGGTGTAGCCTTCCTTCTCCCGGTGAATTTCCCAGCGGTATGTCGGGGAAAAAGACAGGAACGACGCCAGGTTTTTGTCTTTTCTGGCTGCGTTAATAATCGGGTGATCGGGAATCGGCTCAAACGGATAGGTTTCAAAGTAATTGACAGTACCGTTTTTCACCTGGGCTACAAACAGTTTTTTCTTCGTTCGCACAACCACATGCCACTGACTCCAGCGGAATGTAGGGGAGGTGAAGATATGGGTCGCATCCGGATGATAGGTTCTGAGCTTCTGCTGAATTTTGCGCTGTTCCATCACCCGCCATACATAATAAACGGTGATAACACCAAACATGGCCAGGAACGTCCAGCCCGGGTTAAATCCGTAGCGCCAAAACAGAATCGCCACGATATGGGCGGAAAAAATGAAAGGGTCAAAGATGTTGATAATCCCGAGCGCCATCCATTTCTGCCTGAACGGTGCCAGAGCCTTCGTACCGTATGCATTAAAAATATCCACAAATACGTGGAGAAATACTGCGAGGAATGTCCACAGCCAGACTGTAATCAGTGACAGGCCGGGAATAAGCAGGGCAAGCATGAGCGTAATCAGTGTCGGCCAGATAAACCAGGCAGGGACCGAATGGGTCACCCCGCGGTGATGCCGGATATAAGATGCGTTATTTTTCAGTTTCAGAACAGTGTCAAAGTCGGGCGCCTGTGAGCCGATGATGGCACCGGCCATTACAGCCTGCATCATGGCAGGGCTGCCGGAAACGGCCGGGTCAAGCGTGGCAAGGCCACCGATGGCAATGCCCATGACAACGTGTGTTCCAGTGTCCATCAGCGTACCTCCTTGGTGAATCGCAGACTCATTGCTGTTACACTAACTATATTGAATCGTTCGTCCATTATTGGCGATTTTACGGGAGTTTAACATAAATCACACAATGCTTTATATAGTCTTACCCCAAAACCGTGAATTTCAAAAGGAGAATATCGATGAAAAATTTGCAGATTTTTCTTGAATACAAAGTGAACGAAAACAAGACTGACGAATACGAAGCCCTTATGGCAGAAGTTCTTTCCGCCCTTCGTGAATACGGGGCCGAAGAGATTGACTGGTACGAAGCAGCCGACCAGAAAAACCTGTATGTGGAAATGTTCCGTCTCCCCACGATGAGCCATTACCACGCCATGAAAAAACTGCGCTGCACAGAGGAGCATCCGCTTTTTTCAAAGCTTGGTGACTTCGTTGATGGCGGGGTCCGAAAAATTCACTGCTGGGCCTTTGTTCAGAAGGAAGTATAATAACCATCACAACATGAAAGGAACCATCCTATGACAGACTCATCACTCGAAACATTCAATGAACAGCAATTCTGCGACGATCTGACTGCATGGTACCGGGAAAACCGCAGGGATCTTCCGTGGCGCCTGGAACGGGATCCATATAAAATCTGGGTGTCTGAAATCATGCTCCAGCAGACACGAGTAGACACGGTGATCCCTTACTTCGAGCGCTTTATCAGCCTTTTTCCCACTCCAAAAGACCTTGCAGAAGCAGAAGAAGAGACGGTGCTGAAAGCGTGGGAGGGCCTCGGCTACTATTCCCGCGCCAGAAATCTCCAGGCCGCGGTCCGGGAGGTAAGTGAATCTTACGGAGGCGTGGTGCCGAATACGAAAAAAGAAGTGAGCAGCCTGAAAGGTGTCGGACCTTACACCGCAGGGGCGATTCTGAGCATTGCCTATGATAAGCCGGAACCGGCCGTTGACGGCAACGTGATGCGGGTACTGAGCAGAAACCTCGCCATTTATGATGACATTAGTAAAGTGAGTACACGAAAACGGTTCGAAACGATTGCCGGTTCCCTTGTCGCCCGGACGGTTCCGTCTGATTTTAACCAGGCACTTATGGAACTCGGCGCGCTCATTTGTACGCCACGGTCCCCGGCGTGTCTGATCTGCCCGGTGCAGGAGCACTGCCGGGCAAGGGCAGAAGGAGTGCAGGACCTCCTGCCGGTAAAAGCGAAGAAGAAACCGCCTGTCGCAAAAACGATGAAAGCGGTGGTCGTGGAAAACAAGGCCGGGGAAGTGCTGATTGAGCGCCGTCCTGATACGGGTCTTCTTGCAAAGCTCTGGCAGTTTCCGAACTGCGAGGATGAGCGTGAAGATGCGGGGAACGTGCTGAGTTACCTGGAAAACCTCGGAGTCCGCCGTGCCGGGAGCGCCGAGCTTCGACGCGTTCACCATGTGCGCCATGTGTTTTCCCACATTGTATGGGAAATTGACGTGTACGTACTTAGAGGGGAAGCGGAAATCGCGCCGGACCGGGACGGACTTCGCTGGACGCCAAAAGATGAAGTGGACTATTATCCGTTTCCGGTGCCGCATCAGAAAATAATTGACCACGTACTGAAAGGGGAAAAAGCCGATGAATCTTGAACTTGAAGGTAAAAAAATACTCGTCACAGGCGGATCGAAGGGGATTGGAAAAGCGATCGCAAAAGCATTTCTGGCTGAAGGGGCCGAGGTGGGCATTGCGGCAAGCACGGAGGCAAGTCTCTCAAAGGCAGCAGAAGAGCTGGGAGATGCTGCGCGTTTCCAGGGAGATCTCACAAAGGAGGCAGACCGTGAACAGGTGTTCAGAGGCTTTACGGACCGGTTCGGCCGGATCGACATTCTCGTCAACAACGTGGGCGGCAGTAACGGCAGCACTGTAATGGAAACGAGTCTGGCTGAGTTTCAGGAAGCTCTCGATCTGAACTTCATGTCAGCCGTTCACTTCAGCCAGCTGGCAGCCGGGCGGATGAAAGAGTCAGGCGGCGGTGCGATCGTAAACATCAGCTCGATTTTCGGCCGGGAATCCGGCGGTAAACCAACCTATAACAGCGCCAAGTCTGCCATGATCAGCTTCACGAAAGCGTTCGCCGATGAAATGATTAAAGACGGCATCCGTGTAAACGGCGTTGCACCGGGAGCCATTTTGCATCCGACCGGAAACTGGCAGAAAAAGCTCGATGCGGATCCGGAAAAAATCGAAGCTTACGTGGAAGCGGAAATTCCAGCCGGCCGCTTCGGCACGGTGGAGGAAGTGGCCGACGTGGCCGTATTCCTTGCATCCGAGCGCGCCCGCTGGGTGAGCGGTGCCACCCTGAATGTGGACGGCGGCCAGTCACGGATGAACTTTTAGGCCTGGCGCCGGGGATAGCGGCTGTTTATAAGCGGAAACCTAGATTTATAAGCAAAAATTTCAATATATGAGCTTAAAATCTGATTTATAAGCAAAAATCCGGATTTATCTATAAAAAATTCGATATATCAATAAATAATCCAATATATCAATAAATCCACAAGAAAGGTGCCTCCGCCCCCACGGCAGAAGCACCTTTTGCAAGTA contains:
- a CDS encoding YpzG family protein, producing the protein MGKGTTRQRFGLKYNDPFEDPRANPKHAFHQVNGESQQSLHNQILEVQTRKRS
- the sspK gene encoding small acid-soluble spore protein K; the encoded protein is MRNKAKGFPNRMRFSKERRAESQHQSKRPNGEINTSPNARMHSSDEH
- a CDS encoding YfhJ family protein, with the translated sequence MNDYFDRLTCRLLEKNDQMSSTEARTWIELLWEDFESIYAKAGRKYRGKEVTEMVLLQWINQYGSKLHEIMLENPKFREHFEERGTSSKQVLH
- a CDS encoding metal-dependent hydrolase — translated: MDTGTHVVMGIAIGGLATLDPAVSGSPAMMQAVMAGAIIGSQAPDFDTVLKLKNNASYIRHHRGVTHSVPAWFIWPTLITLMLALLIPGLSLITVWLWTFLAVFLHVFVDIFNAYGTKALAPFRQKWMALGIINIFDPFIFSAHIVAILFWRYGFNPGWTFLAMFGVITVYYVWRVMEQRKIQQKLRTYHPDATHIFTSPTFRWSQWHVVVRTKKKLFVAQVKNGTVNYFETYPFEPIPDHPIINAARKDKNLASFLSFSPTYRWEIHREKEGYTVKFVDLRYRSKGYYPFIAIVKLDEDHEITGSYTGWIYNTDTLQRKLEVAAG
- the mutY gene encoding A/G-specific adenine glycosylase — translated: MTDSSLETFNEQQFCDDLTAWYRENRRDLPWRLERDPYKIWVSEIMLQQTRVDTVIPYFERFISLFPTPKDLAEAEEETVLKAWEGLGYYSRARNLQAAVREVSESYGGVVPNTKKEVSSLKGVGPYTAGAILSIAYDKPEPAVDGNVMRVLSRNLAIYDDISKVSTRKRFETIAGSLVARTVPSDFNQALMELGALICTPRSPACLICPVQEHCRARAEGVQDLLPVKAKKKPPVAKTMKAVVVENKAGEVLIERRPDTGLLAKLWQFPNCEDEREDAGNVLSYLENLGVRRAGSAELRRVHHVRHVFSHIVWEIDVYVLRGEAEIAPDRDGLRWTPKDEVDYYPFPVPHQKIIDHVLKGEKADES
- a CDS encoding SDR family NAD(P)-dependent oxidoreductase; translation: MNLELEGKKILVTGGSKGIGKAIAKAFLAEGAEVGIAASTEASLSKAAEELGDAARFQGDLTKEADREQVFRGFTDRFGRIDILVNNVGGSNGSTVMETSLAEFQEALDLNFMSAVHFSQLAAGRMKESGGGAIVNISSIFGRESGGKPTYNSAKSAMISFTKAFADEMIKDGIRVNGVAPGAILHPTGNWQKKLDADPEKIEAYVEAEIPAGRFGTVEEVADVAVFLASERARWVSGATLNVDGGQSRMNF